Proteins from a single region of Streptomyces spectabilis:
- a CDS encoding TIGR03086 family metal-binding protein produces MSTSADRQVLERHGQALDRFTDRVHAVRHDQWDAPTPCDRWTVRDLVGHLVSEQLWVPPLVRDGATVEAVGDAFDGDQLGPDPVAAWDRAAAAARAAFRAPHALTGTVHLSYGDTPARDYCAQMTTDLVVHTWDLARAIGADERLPDELVAAAAREVAPYAADLAKSGLFAPPVAPPPGADAQTELLCLLGRTP; encoded by the coding sequence ATGAGCACCAGCGCGGACCGACAGGTCCTGGAGCGGCACGGCCAGGCCCTCGACCGGTTCACCGACCGGGTCCACGCGGTCCGCCACGACCAGTGGGACGCCCCGACGCCCTGCGACCGGTGGACGGTCCGCGACCTCGTCGGCCACCTCGTGTCCGAGCAGCTGTGGGTTCCGCCGCTCGTCCGCGACGGCGCCACCGTAGAAGCGGTCGGCGACGCCTTCGACGGCGATCAGCTCGGCCCCGACCCCGTCGCCGCCTGGGACCGCGCCGCCGCGGCGGCCCGCGCCGCGTTCCGCGCGCCGCACGCGCTCACGGGCACCGTGCACCTCAGCTACGGCGACACCCCCGCGCGCGACTACTGCGCCCAGATGACCACCGACCTGGTGGTGCACACCTGGGACCTGGCGCGCGCCATCGGCGCCGACGAGCGCCTGCCCGACGAGCTGGTCGCCGCGGCCGCGCGCGAAGTCGCCCCGTACGCGGCCGACCTCGCGAAGAGCGGCCTGTTCGCCCCGCCGGTGGCGCCACCACCGGGGGCGGACGCGCAGACGGAACTCCTGTGCCTGCTGGGCCGTACCCCCTGA
- a CDS encoding ABC-F family ATP-binding cassette domain-containing protein: protein MGHLEAAHIEYYLPDGRALLGDVSFRVAEGTSAALVGPNGAGKTTLLKLIAGELRPHGGTVTVSGGLGVMPQFVGSVRDATTVRDLLVSVAHPRIREAARAVDAAEHALMTVDDEAAQLQYAQSLADWAEARGYEAETLWDICTTAALGVPYEKAQWREVRTLSGGEQKRLVLEALLRGTDEVLLLDEPDNYLDVPGKRWLEERLKETRKTVLFVSHDRELLARAADRIVSVEPSPAGSDVWVHGAGFATYHEARQERFARFEELRRRWDEKHAQLKKLVLDMQQYASRSDEMASRYQAARTRLRKFEEAGPPPEPPRKQDITMRLHGGRTGVRAVTCKDLELTGLMHPFDLEVFYGERVAVLGSNGSGKSHFLRLLAGDPESPVAHTGAWKLGARVVPGHFAQTHAHPELEGRTLLDILWREHAKDRGAAMSRLRRYELTAQAEQRFEKLSGGQQARFQILLLELQGATALLLDEPTDNLDLESAEALQEGLEAYEGTVLAVTHDRWFARSFDRFLVFGTDGRVRETSGPVWDERRVERAR, encoded by the coding sequence ATGGGACATCTAGAGGCCGCGCACATCGAGTACTACCTTCCGGACGGCCGGGCGCTGCTCGGAGATGTCTCCTTCCGCGTCGCCGAGGGCACGTCCGCCGCCCTCGTGGGGCCGAACGGCGCGGGCAAGACCACCCTCCTCAAGCTGATCGCGGGCGAGCTGCGCCCGCACGGCGGCACGGTCACGGTCAGCGGCGGCCTCGGCGTCATGCCCCAGTTCGTCGGCTCCGTGCGGGACGCGACGACGGTGCGCGACCTGCTCGTCTCGGTGGCCCACCCGCGGATCCGCGAGGCCGCGCGAGCCGTCGACGCCGCCGAGCACGCCCTGATGACCGTCGACGACGAGGCCGCCCAGCTCCAGTACGCGCAGTCCCTCGCCGACTGGGCCGAGGCCCGGGGGTACGAGGCGGAGACGCTGTGGGACATCTGCACCACGGCCGCGCTCGGCGTGCCGTACGAGAAGGCGCAGTGGCGCGAGGTCCGCACGCTCTCCGGCGGCGAGCAGAAGCGCCTGGTCCTGGAGGCGCTGCTGCGCGGCACCGACGAGGTGCTGCTCCTCGACGAGCCCGACAACTACCTGGACGTCCCCGGCAAGCGCTGGCTGGAGGAGCGCCTGAAGGAGACCCGCAAGACCGTCCTGTTCGTCAGCCACGACCGCGAGCTCCTCGCCCGCGCCGCGGACCGGATCGTCAGCGTGGAGCCCAGCCCCGCGGGCTCCGACGTGTGGGTGCACGGCGCCGGCTTCGCCACGTACCACGAGGCGCGCCAGGAGCGCTTCGCGCGCTTCGAGGAGCTGCGCCGCCGCTGGGACGAGAAGCACGCGCAGCTCAAGAAGCTCGTGCTCGACATGCAGCAGTACGCGTCGCGCAGCGACGAGATGGCCTCGCGCTACCAGGCGGCCAGGACGCGCCTGCGGAAGTTCGAGGAGGCCGGGCCGCCGCCCGAGCCGCCGCGCAAGCAGGACATCACCATGCGCCTGCACGGAGGGCGCACCGGCGTGCGGGCCGTGACCTGCAAGGACCTTGAGCTCACAGGCCTGATGCACCCCTTCGACCTGGAGGTGTTCTACGGCGAGCGCGTGGCCGTGCTCGGTTCGAACGGCTCGGGCAAGTCCCACTTCCTGCGCCTCCTGGCGGGCGACCCCGAGAGCCCGGTGGCGCACACCGGCGCGTGGAAGCTCGGCGCCCGCGTCGTGCCGGGGCACTTCGCGCAGACGCACGCCCACCCCGAGCTGGAGGGCCGCACCCTCCTCGACATCCTGTGGCGCGAGCACGCCAAGGACAGGGGCGCGGCGATGTCCCGGCTGCGCCGCTACGAGCTGACCGCGCAGGCCGAGCAGCGCTTCGAGAAGCTGTCCGGCGGCCAGCAGGCCCGCTTCCAGATCCTCCTCCTCGAACTCCAGGGCGCCACCGCCCTGCTGCTCGACGAGCCCACGGACAACCTGGACCTGGAGTCAGCCGAGGCGCTCCAGGAAGGCCTGGAGGCGTACGAGGGCACGGTGCTCGCGGTCACCCACGACCGCTGGTTCGCCCGCTCCTTCGACCGCTTCCTCGTCTTCGGCACCGACGGCCGGGTCCGCGAGACCTCGGGCCCCGTCTGGGACGAGCGCAGGGTGGAGCGCGCGCGGTAG
- a CDS encoding SRPBCC family protein: MADTRERIRDTASGAAGSGNGAGSGGALSAALHGPGADRLKDEARAYLMAQAERALVGVGRKLGDATVKLNDVAEGRSPGFARLALDGGRKLAEGKGPLRSAAELGGSRLKDAVSGSLKGALDKARGKGGKSGSGQKPTVILEHVDVGVPVREAYEQWTRYEEFATFTKGVRDATEVSDTESHWKLKIFWSSRSWTARLVDQEPEERIAWTSEGAKGTTKGVVTFHPLGERLTRVVLVIEYYPKGLFERTGNLWRAQGRRARLDLKHFARHVSLRSATQDADTDAENAEDTEDAEDTEDTDPQEDAEDVAYHEDDDTYTEEGDEEADDEGYADEDGVYEDEAEEDDGEPEDIAEEVDEEAEDEVDEDEPVAASRSRR, translated from the coding sequence ATGGCTGACACGCGCGAGCGGATCCGCGACACGGCGAGCGGGGCCGCGGGCTCCGGGAACGGCGCGGGCTCCGGCGGCGCGCTGAGCGCCGCCCTGCACGGCCCGGGCGCCGACCGCCTGAAGGACGAGGCGCGGGCCTATCTCATGGCGCAGGCCGAACGCGCCCTGGTCGGCGTCGGCCGCAAGCTCGGCGACGCCACCGTCAAGCTCAACGACGTGGCCGAGGGCCGCAGCCCGGGCTTCGCCCGCCTCGCGCTCGACGGCGGCCGCAAACTCGCCGAGGGCAAGGGCCCGTTGCGCAGCGCCGCGGAGCTCGGCGGCAGCCGCCTGAAGGACGCCGTGAGCGGCTCCCTCAAGGGCGCCCTGGACAAGGCGCGCGGCAAGGGCGGCAAGAGCGGCAGCGGGCAGAAGCCCACCGTCATCCTGGAGCACGTCGACGTCGGCGTGCCGGTGCGCGAGGCGTACGAGCAGTGGACGCGGTACGAGGAGTTCGCCACCTTCACCAAGGGCGTGCGGGACGCCACGGAGGTCAGCGACACCGAGTCCCACTGGAAGCTCAAGATCTTCTGGTCCAGCAGGAGCTGGACGGCACGCCTCGTCGACCAGGAGCCCGAGGAGCGCATCGCCTGGACGTCGGAGGGTGCCAAGGGCACCACGAAGGGCGTGGTCACCTTCCACCCGCTCGGCGAGCGGCTCACCCGGGTCGTGCTGGTCATCGAGTACTACCCGAAGGGCCTTTTCGAGCGGACCGGCAACCTCTGGCGCGCCCAGGGCCGCAGGGCCCGCCTCGACCTGAAGCACTTCGCCCGCCATGTGTCGCTGCGCTCGGCGACCCAGGACGCCGACACCGACGCGGAGAACGCAGAGGACACGGAGGACGCGGAGGACACAGAAGACACGGATCCCCAGGAGGACGCCGAGGACGTGGCGTACCACGAGGACGACGACACCTACACCGAAGAGGGCGACGAAGAGGCGGACGACGAGGGCTACGCGGACGAGGACGGCGTGTACGAGGACGAGGCCGAGGAGGATGACGGCGAGCCCGAGGACATCGCCGAGGAGGTCGACGAGGAGGCCGAGGACGAGGTCGACGAGGACGAACCCGTGGCCGCGTCCCGGAGCCGCCGATGA
- a CDS encoding gas vesicle protein yields the protein MTAIEPLHGREIALVDLLDRLLAGGVVIAGDLTLRIADVDLVRVDLKALISTVGAAVPSPWPDN from the coding sequence ATGACGGCGATCGAGCCCCTGCACGGCCGGGAGATCGCCCTCGTCGACCTCCTCGACCGGCTGCTCGCCGGCGGCGTGGTCATCGCGGGCGACCTCACCCTGCGCATCGCGGACGTGGACCTCGTGCGCGTCGACCTGAAGGCGCTGATCAGCACGGTCGGCGCGGCGGTGCCGTCGCCCTGGCCCGACAACTGA
- a CDS encoding gas vesicle protein K, translating to MDLEPQTVERDLVALVLTVVELLRQLMERQALRRFDTGELTEDQEERIGLTLMLLEERMTELRERYGLRPEDLNLDLGPLGPLLPRE from the coding sequence GTGGACCTCGAACCCCAGACCGTGGAGCGCGATCTCGTCGCCCTCGTCCTCACCGTCGTCGAGCTGCTGCGCCAGCTCATGGAGCGCCAGGCGCTGCGCCGCTTCGACACCGGTGAACTGACGGAGGACCAGGAGGAGCGGATCGGGCTCACGCTGATGCTCCTGGAGGAGCGGATGACCGAGTTGCGCGAGCGCTACGGACTGCGGCCCGAGGACCTGAATCTGGACCTCGGGCCGCTGGGGCCGCTGCTGCCGAGGGAGTAG
- a CDS encoding bifunctional phosphatase PAP2/diacylglycerol kinase family protein yields MSPDAELPLPPARGPKARLVSLDCRVFTAVAERHWPGADQALPRLSRAANHGVLWFATGAALAATRHPRARRAAVRGVASLALASATINTLGKRSVRRARPLLDGVPLMRRLKRQPLTTSFPSGHAASAAAFATGVALESRGLGAAVAPLAGAVALSRVYTGVHFPSDVLAGAALGAGAAFAVRGLVPTRSQLPPPGRPRVDAPALPGGRGLVVVVNEGARTPERVRPLLDALPHAEVVRCAPGEVAAELDKAAERARVLGVCGGDGTVNAAAAAALRHDVPLVVVPGGTLNHFAQDLGADDPREVAAAIEAGDAVAVDVGRFSAGRGDGYFLNTFSLGVYPELVRERERWSPRIGGWPAGVLAAARVLRSDRQPLRAEFQGTERALWLLFAGNCVYNRLGLAPSRRFDLADGLLDVRVVHGGRRPGTRLLAAALTSPVERSPVQTSIRRRRLRVEGLAPGTVVAYDGEITPVEGELLIEKLPEALTVYRPSQLLSAS; encoded by the coding sequence ATGAGTCCTGACGCCGAGCTTCCCCTGCCCCCCGCCCGTGGGCCCAAGGCCCGCCTCGTCTCCCTGGACTGCCGGGTCTTCACCGCCGTGGCCGAGCGGCACTGGCCCGGGGCCGACCAGGCCCTGCCGCGGCTGAGCCGGGCGGCCAACCACGGCGTGCTGTGGTTCGCCACGGGCGCCGCGCTCGCGGCGACCCGGCACCCCCGGGCCCGGCGCGCCGCCGTGCGCGGCGTGGCCTCGCTCGCGCTCGCGTCCGCGACCATCAACACCCTCGGCAAGCGCTCGGTGCGCCGCGCGCGGCCGCTCCTCGACGGCGTGCCCCTGATGCGGCGGCTCAAGCGCCAGCCGCTCACCACGTCGTTCCCCTCGGGCCACGCCGCGTCCGCCGCCGCCTTCGCCACGGGTGTGGCTCTGGAGTCGCGCGGCCTGGGCGCGGCCGTCGCGCCGCTCGCCGGTGCCGTCGCCCTGTCCCGGGTGTACACCGGCGTGCACTTCCCGAGCGACGTGCTGGCCGGTGCCGCCCTGGGCGCGGGCGCCGCCTTCGCCGTGCGCGGCCTGGTGCCGACCCGGTCCCAGCTGCCGCCGCCGGGCCGCCCGCGCGTCGACGCCCCCGCCCTGCCCGGCGGGCGCGGCCTGGTGGTGGTCGTGAACGAGGGTGCGCGGACCCCGGAGCGGGTGCGCCCGCTGCTCGACGCGCTGCCGCACGCCGAGGTGGTGCGGTGCGCGCCGGGCGAGGTGGCCGCCGAGCTGGACAAGGCGGCGGAGCGCGCGCGGGTCCTCGGGGTGTGCGGCGGCGACGGCACCGTCAACGCGGCGGCGGCCGCCGCCCTGCGGCACGACGTCCCGCTCGTGGTGGTGCCGGGCGGCACGCTCAACCACTTCGCGCAGGACCTGGGCGCCGACGACCCGCGCGAGGTGGCCGCCGCGATCGAGGCGGGGGACGCGGTCGCGGTGGACGTGGGGCGCTTCAGCGCGGGCCGCGGCGACGGGTACTTCCTCAACACCTTCAGCCTCGGCGTCTACCCCGAGCTGGTGCGCGAGCGCGAGCGGTGGTCGCCGCGGATCGGCGGCTGGCCCGCCGGGGTCCTCGCGGCCGCCCGCGTGCTGCGCTCGGACCGGCAGCCGCTGCGGGCCGAGTTCCAGGGCACCGAGCGGGCGCTGTGGCTGCTGTTCGCCGGGAACTGCGTGTACAACCGCCTGGGCCTCGCGCCCTCGCGGCGGTTCGACCTCGCCGACGGGCTCCTCGACGTCCGCGTCGTGCACGGCGGCCGCAGGCCCGGCACGCGACTGCTCGCGGCCGCTCTCACCTCGCCGGTGGAGCGCTCCCCCGTGCAGACCTCGATCCGCCGCCGCAGGCTGCGCGTGGAGGGCCTGGCGCCCGGCACCGTGGTGGCGTACGACGGCGAGATCACGCCGGTTGAGGGCGAGTTGCTGATCGAGAAGCTGCCGGAGGCGCTGACGGTGTACCGCCCTTCACAACTCTTGTCCGCATCCTGA
- a CDS encoding GvpL/GvpF family gas vesicle protein, with amino-acid sequence MRYVYAVCRPLPGPLHADLTGVGGAPPRQLAHEGLVAVLSPVPARDFGLEPLRAHLEDLDWLAETARAHQHVIGALAAVTCPLPLRLATVFRDDSGVRAMLESEHGRLCRILDRIEGHVEWGVKVWLHAEAGGSASAESSSARSSRPRGAPASGRDYLRRRKAQRTAGEEATARAEVFARRLHAELARSAAASRQHPPQSPALAGTGSGLNILNAAYLVPRSYAEEFLELIGRTEGSQPGLRVEVTGPWAAYSFTDDTDDTDDTDDMEGE; translated from the coding sequence CTGCGCTACGTCTACGCGGTGTGCCGCCCGCTGCCCGGGCCGCTGCACGCCGACCTCACCGGGGTCGGCGGCGCGCCGCCCCGGCAGCTGGCCCACGAGGGCCTGGTGGCCGTCCTCAGCCCCGTCCCGGCCCGGGACTTCGGCCTCGAACCGCTGCGCGCGCACCTGGAGGACCTGGACTGGCTGGCCGAGACCGCCCGCGCCCACCAGCACGTCATCGGCGCGCTCGCCGCCGTGACGTGCCCGCTGCCGCTGCGGCTCGCGACGGTGTTCCGGGACGACAGCGGCGTACGCGCCATGCTGGAGAGCGAGCACGGACGCCTGTGCCGGATCCTCGACCGCATCGAGGGGCACGTCGAGTGGGGGGTGAAGGTGTGGCTGCACGCGGAGGCCGGTGGCTCCGCGTCCGCCGAGTCGTCGTCCGCCCGGTCGTCGCGGCCGCGCGGGGCTCCCGCGTCCGGGCGCGACTACCTGCGCCGGCGCAAGGCGCAGCGCACGGCGGGCGAGGAGGCCACCGCGCGGGCCGAGGTGTTCGCGCGGCGGCTGCACGCCGAGCTTGCCCGGTCCGCCGCCGCGTCCCGGCAGCACCCGCCGCAGAGCCCGGCCCTCGCCGGTACGGGCTCCGGTCTGAACATCCTCAACGCGGCCTATCTGGTGCCCCGTTCGTACGCGGAGGAGTTCCTGGAGCTGATCGGCCGCACCGAGGGCAGCCAGCCGGGCCTGCGCGTCGAGGTGACGGGACCCTGGGCGGCGTACTCCTTCACGGACGACACGGACGACACGGACGACACGGACGACATGGAGGGCGAATGA
- the gvpJ gene encoding gas vesicle protein: protein MTTASRLPDSYGQGGGTNLADVLERVLDKGVVIAGDIRINLLDIELLTVKLRLVVASVERAKEMGIDWWEDDPALSSKARRSELARENAELKQRLERLELARGDAGSESGSERDRDRGGEPERDRGSEPERER, encoded by the coding sequence ATGACGACCGCGAGCCGGCTGCCCGATTCGTACGGCCAGGGCGGCGGCACCAACCTCGCCGACGTCCTGGAACGCGTCCTGGACAAGGGCGTCGTCATCGCCGGGGACATCCGGATCAACCTGCTCGACATCGAGCTGCTCACCGTGAAGCTGCGGCTCGTCGTCGCCTCGGTGGAGCGCGCCAAGGAGATGGGCATCGACTGGTGGGAGGACGACCCGGCCCTGTCCAGCAAGGCGCGCAGGTCCGAACTCGCCCGGGAGAACGCCGAGTTGAAGCAGCGTCTGGAACGGCTCGAACTGGCGCGGGGCGATGCCGGGTCCGAGAGCGGAAGTGAGCGTGACCGTGACCGCGGAGGTGAACCGGAACGTGACCGCGGAAGTGAACCCGAACGTGAGCGATGA
- a CDS encoding methyltransferase domain-containing protein, which yields MSQRMSHHASADGPRRDAAVYTHGHHESVLRSHTWRTAANSAAYLVGSLRAHMKVLDIGCGPGTITADLAALVPDGHVTGLDRAPGILDQARATAAERGLGNVEFAVGDVHALDYPDGSFDVVHAHQVLQHVGDPVRALREMRRVCAPGGIVAARDSDYAAMTWHPRTPGMDDWLDLYRRVARANGGEPDAGRALKSWALEAGFTDVTAGASTWCYSTPDERAWWAGLWADRTVASGYADRAVESGHADTGRLRAVAQAWREWGRAPDGWFAVLHGEVLCRR from the coding sequence ATGTCACAGCGCATGTCTCACCACGCCTCGGCGGACGGGCCGCGACGCGACGCGGCCGTCTACACGCACGGCCACCACGAGTCGGTCCTGCGGTCCCACACCTGGCGCACCGCCGCCAACTCCGCCGCGTACCTCGTCGGCTCGCTCCGGGCGCACATGAAGGTGCTCGACATCGGCTGCGGGCCCGGAACCATCACCGCCGACCTCGCGGCGCTCGTCCCCGACGGGCACGTCACCGGTCTCGACCGGGCGCCGGGGATCCTGGACCAGGCGCGCGCGACGGCCGCCGAACGGGGCCTGGGCAACGTGGAGTTCGCCGTCGGGGACGTGCACGCCCTCGACTACCCGGACGGCTCCTTCGACGTCGTCCACGCCCACCAGGTGCTCCAGCACGTGGGCGACCCGGTGCGCGCGCTGCGCGAGATGCGCCGCGTCTGCGCGCCCGGCGGCATCGTCGCCGCCCGCGACAGCGACTACGCGGCGATGACCTGGCATCCGCGCACGCCCGGCATGGACGACTGGCTCGACCTGTACCGGCGCGTGGCCCGTGCGAACGGCGGGGAGCCGGACGCGGGCCGCGCCCTCAAGTCCTGGGCCCTGGAAGCCGGTTTCACCGACGTCACCGCGGGGGCGAGCACCTGGTGCTACAGCACCCCCGACGAGCGCGCCTGGTGGGCCGGGCTCTGGGCGGACCGGACGGTGGCGTCCGGGTACGCGGACCGCGCGGTCGAGAGCGGGCACGCCGACACCGGGCGGCTGCGGGCCGTCGCTCAGGCCTGGCGGGAGTGGGGGCGCGCACCGGACGGCTGGTTCGCGGTGCTGCACGGTGAGGTGCTCTGCCGACGGTGA
- a CDS encoding AraC family transcriptional regulator encodes MSVRTSFRTGDVDEARQLIEATYYSNFMDVCEGPRPFSARYDIGELGALTLGDMSCGADVRMRFGELGAYHVNIPLSGHLSWRQGPVPGTTATPGSAAVYQPVGDTVLERWSGDCRLLAVKLDRAALEGRLEQLIGRPVRGPVAFGPVFDTRRGAGRGWARLVRTVVADLREDDGVLTHPLVAEPLQEALLNGLLLAADHRYRDRLADPVHQLRPAPVKRVMDAVQARPEHPFTTASLAAEGRVGVRWLQEAFRRYVGMSPMAYVRDVRLARVREELLGAGPGERSVSEVAHRWGFTHLGRFAEQYRGRFGELPSQTLRR; translated from the coding sequence GTGTCCGTGAGGACGTCCTTCAGGACGGGCGACGTCGACGAGGCAAGGCAGCTCATCGAGGCCACGTACTACAGCAACTTCATGGACGTGTGCGAAGGGCCCCGGCCCTTCAGCGCGCGGTACGACATCGGGGAGCTGGGGGCGCTCACGCTCGGCGACATGAGCTGCGGGGCCGACGTCCGCATGCGCTTCGGCGAGCTGGGCGCCTACCACGTCAACATCCCGCTCAGCGGCCACCTGTCCTGGCGGCAGGGCCCCGTGCCCGGCACGACGGCCACCCCCGGCAGCGCGGCGGTCTACCAGCCGGTGGGCGACACCGTCCTGGAGCGCTGGTCCGGCGACTGCCGGCTGCTCGCCGTGAAGCTGGACCGGGCCGCCCTCGAAGGGCGTCTGGAGCAGCTCATCGGCAGGCCCGTGCGCGGCCCGGTGGCCTTCGGCCCGGTCTTCGACACCCGGCGCGGCGCCGGGCGCGGCTGGGCCCGCCTCGTGCGCACCGTCGTGGCGGACCTGCGCGAGGACGACGGCGTCCTGACCCACCCGCTGGTCGCCGAGCCGCTCCAGGAGGCCCTCCTGAACGGCCTGCTGCTCGCCGCCGACCACCGCTACCGCGACCGGCTCGCCGACCCCGTGCACCAGCTGCGCCCCGCCCCCGTCAAGCGCGTGATGGACGCCGTGCAGGCGCGCCCCGAGCACCCGTTCACCACCGCGTCCCTCGCCGCCGAGGGCCGCGTCGGCGTGCGCTGGCTCCAGGAGGCCTTCCGCCGCTACGTGGGCATGTCCCCGATGGCGTACGTACGGGACGTGCGGCTCGCGCGGGTCCGCGAGGAGCTGCTCGGGGCCGGGCCCGGGGAGCGGTCCGTGAGCGAGGTCGCCCACCGCTGGGGCTTCACCCACCTCGGCCGGTTCGCCGAGCAGTACCGGGGGCGGTTCGGGGAGCTGCCCTCGCAGACGCTGCGGCGCTGA
- a CDS encoding DNA primase, producing the protein MNRLAVGLGVGAGYLLGRTKKAKLAFAVGTMVAGRRLKLSPASLARAVTDQLENNPQFKEIGDQLKEDLRGVGKAATGSLLDRRLESFADRLHDRTLDVRDRMAGVTDGAAGEPDEPEGAEEPDDRGEPDDRGERDERDEPRDESRDATRKTRSAAKKATRSAGGKSGGGTGSGQARKKSPAPRKTSSARGGQGGDKAKRSTAKRAPAKRSAAQRSSRAKGGDDG; encoded by the coding sequence ATGAACCGTTTGGCAGTGGGCCTCGGCGTAGGCGCGGGGTACCTCCTGGGACGGACCAAGAAGGCCAAGCTGGCCTTCGCCGTCGGCACCATGGTCGCGGGCAGGAGGCTGAAGCTGAGCCCCGCGTCCCTGGCCCGCGCGGTGACCGACCAGTTGGAGAACAACCCGCAGTTCAAGGAGATAGGCGACCAGCTGAAGGAGGACCTGCGGGGCGTGGGCAAGGCGGCGACGGGATCGCTGCTCGACCGGCGCCTGGAGTCCTTCGCGGACCGCCTGCACGACCGCACGCTGGACGTCCGGGACCGGATGGCGGGGGTGACGGACGGGGCGGCCGGGGAGCCGGACGAACCGGAGGGCGCCGAGGAGCCCGATGACCGCGGCGAGCCCGATGACCGCGGCGAGCGCGACGAACGTGACGAGCCTCGTGACGAGAGCCGCGACGCGACGAGAAAGACGCGGTCGGCGGCCAAGAAGGCCACCCGCTCGGCCGGTGGGAAGAGCGGCGGCGGCACGGGTTCCGGGCAGGCCCGGAAGAAGAGCCCGGCGCCGCGCAAGACGTCGTCCGCACGCGGCGGCCAGGGCGGGGACAAGGCGAAGCGGAGCACGGCGAAGAGGGCCCCCGCCAAGCGCTCCGCGGCGCAGCGGTCCAGCCGTGCCAAGGGAGGCGACGATGGCTGA
- a CDS encoding CBS domain-containing protein, translating into MAEYVREVMTPGVVAVRPDASLVEAAQLMRAQDIGDVVVAHGDQVVGVLTDRDITLRAVAEGADPLTVSAQAVCTPNPVVVGPDDEVAAAVGLMRDHAVRRLPVVQDGRPVGMVSLGDLAIEQDPASALADISRAAPDGGTGPTG; encoded by the coding sequence ATGGCGGAGTACGTGAGGGAAGTCATGACACCAGGGGTCGTCGCGGTCAGGCCCGACGCCTCGCTGGTCGAGGCCGCGCAGCTGATGCGCGCCCAGGACATCGGCGACGTCGTCGTGGCGCACGGCGACCAGGTGGTGGGGGTGCTCACCGACCGGGACATCACGCTGCGGGCCGTGGCCGAGGGCGCCGACCCGCTGACGGTCAGCGCGCAGGCCGTGTGCACCCCGAACCCGGTGGTGGTGGGCCCCGACGACGAAGTGGCGGCGGCGGTCGGCCTGATGCGCGACCACGCGGTGCGCAGGCTGCCGGTCGTGCAGGACGGACGCCCGGTGGGCATGGTGAGCCTCGGCGACCTGGCGATCGAGCAGGACCCGGCGTCCGCGCTCGCCGACATCAGCCGTGCCGCGCCCGACGGCGGCACGGGCCCCACCGGCTGA